The DNA segment AGCCCCGCTGCCCGGCACATGGCAATATAAACAAAACTGTATTCCGAGCATGAACCGGTTCCACGGTCAAGAACGGTCGGAGCGATATTCCATCCTCCCACCAATTCGTACTCCACATGATCGATCACGTAATCGTAGATCTTGCGCCCGATCCAGTACGGATTGGTCTCATCACCCACGGCGGCCTTGATACCCTTCTGAATAACCGGATTATCGAAAGAGAATTTCGTGTCATTCACGAGATACTTGTCGGTGATTTCCTTGGGTATGTCTCTCAGCGTCCCCACCTTATCGGGAAAGACGAAATAGCGGTTCTGGTAGAGCTTTGCCTCGACATTCATGCGGACATCGGTGAACTCCAGTGCCGGCAAATCCGTAAATCGGAAATGGGCCACCTTCTGCCCCCATTTATCCGTAAGAAAATCCATCGGCTGGGGATTGAACGTGACTTCACCAATCAGCTCCTGGTTATTCATATCATGTGGCACCGCGAGGTAAACATCGAGCGTCTTAACCATTCCGGGACCGTAATTTCTGACCTGATGGATATATTCCACCTTCTCGTGTTTCTCTTCGAGTCGCGCGAACTTGACACCGTCGTTTACAACCAGCTTGTAGATACGATCCGTCTGATAGTCAACATTCCACAGGTTTAAGCCATCCCACGCCAGACCGCAACTGTGGGGGCCGGGCGAGGCGAAGCAGATGATTACATCCCCCCTGTCAGGCGTGACCATGTAAATCATGTCCTTGAAGCGGTCAGAAACCCACAGATATTTGCCGTCAAAAGTCAGACCCCAGGGGTTTGGCGATGGCGCCGGAATAGAGACAATAGTAGTGCCGTCTTCGGGGCTGATCTGGTGAAGCATATTGTCGGCATCATCGGCAATCCACAGATACTTACCATCCCAGGCCAGACCGTACGGCTTTGACACCGGGCAATAGATAGTCCTCTCGACAATCCGTGTTTTCGGGTCAATCGCGAATATCAGTTCTTCGCCGGCATCCACTATCCACAGCCACTTACCATCCCAGGTCAAACCTCTCGGTATATATCCGGGAGCATCCAGAGAATCGACAACCGCCCCGTTTTGAGGGTCAACCTTGTAAATCAAATCAGTCAGGCGATCGACATTCCAGAGATACTTTCCATCGAACGTAAGCCCCTGCGGACAACTCCCCGGTGTCGCGAAGGAACTGACAGTGTCGCCCGGAGTGGCGGTGGTCGTCTGGGCCAGAATACAGACCGCCAGCAAAAACAGGCCAAGGCTTCGCGCTATTGACATTGCAGCCTCCTAACTCCTATGGATAAATCTTGTTTGACCGAAAGGGTTCTTTCTATTGAGGGGGAAATATGGTCCCATAGGGGACAAATAGCGGCAATCCCGGCGGGATTGTCAAGCTAAAGCGACCGGCCCCGGAGCGCAGATTCCGGGGCCGGTATCCTCCCATCCGGTAAAGGGCATTTGACGGGACATTTTTTGTATTGTATGTCCCTTCGGGTGCTACGGGCGGATGAATCCGTTAATATCTTTTGTGTGAGGTCAAACAGATGCCTAAACAAATCCTGCGCCAAAGACTGGCGCAGGATCTACCTAGATCTCTTTATTCGTGGCGAGAAGGGTATGTTATGAGGATTGGAGTACTAAGCACTCGAGCAGAGTATACTACATTATCCATGAAATGTCAAGAGAAATTGTTCTCTGCCACAAGCAAAAAATAAAGTAGTTGATTCGTAGCTATCAGATTTTACCTTGATACCGGTCTCGAAAAGTATTCTTTACCAGGATAACGAATCCGAAAGGAGTGATCGGTGGAATCCAACTTAGCCCTCACTGTTTCCTTTATAATTTACAGTGCCGGCATAGTGGCGTTCGGGCTTGATTCGACAAAGCTTCGAAAGAAAACGGCCGATGACTTCGTACTGGCCAACCGTGAGCTGGGTCCCTGGGCGGCATCCCTTTCTTCGGCCGCCTCGGCCGAGTCGGGATGGGTGATGCTCGGGCTGGTCGGCGAGGCCTATCTTTACGGGGCGGCCGCCGGCATGCTCACCGGCGCTATCGTGACAATCATATGGCGCAATGTCGAGGCGTTGAAGGCTATCGTGTACGAA comes from the Candidatus Zixiibacteriota bacterium genome and includes:
- a CDS encoding transglutaminase domain-containing protein → MSIARSLGLFLLAVCILAQTTTATPGDTVSSFATPGSCPQGLTFDGKYLWNVDRLTDLIYKVDPQNGAVVDSLDAPGYIPRGLTWDGKWLWIVDAGEELIFAIDPKTRIVERTIYCPVSKPYGLAWDGKYLWIADDADNMLHQISPEDGTTIVSIPAPSPNPWGLTFDGKYLWVSDRFKDMIYMVTPDRGDVIICFASPGPHSCGLAWDGLNLWNVDYQTDRIYKLVVNDGVKFARLEEKHEKVEYIHQVRNYGPGMVKTLDVYLAVPHDMNNQELIGEVTFNPQPMDFLTDKWGQKVAHFRFTDLPALEFTDVRMNVEAKLYQNRYFVFPDKVGTLRDIPKEITDKYLVNDTKFSFDNPVIQKGIKAAVGDETNPYWIGRKIYDYVIDHVEYELVGGWNIAPTVLDRGTGSCSEYSFVYIAMCRAAGLPARYVGSVVIRGDDASYDDVYHRWVEIYLPNYGWIPVDPSGGDSKWPADRANSFGYLNNRYLITTSGGGGSEYLEWSYNANERWTTQGRAKVSTEGFAEWTPVAASDK